The Panicum virgatum strain AP13 chromosome 5K, P.virgatum_v5, whole genome shotgun sequence genome has a window encoding:
- the LOC120709585 gene encoding protein transport protein Sec61 subunit beta-like has product MVANGDAPARGSAAAAASLRRRRTTSGAGGGGGGASSMLQFYTDEAAGAKMSPNTVLIMSIGFIAVVAMLHVFGKLYRTTN; this is encoded by the coding sequence ATGGTGGCCAACGGTGACGCACCCGCCAGAGGGagtgcagcagctgctgcaagcCTGCGCAGGCGCAGAACCACAAgcggtgctggtggtggtggaggcggtgCCAGCTCGATGCTCCAGTTCTACACCGATGAGGCTGCTGGTGCTAAGATGTCCCCGAACACTGTTCTGATCATGAGCATTGGGTTCATTGCCGTTGTTGCTATGCTGCATGTGTTTGGGAAGCTGTACCGCACCACTAATTAG